The sequence GTATAGGGAGGCAGTCTGTCCGTCCATGGCCAGACCTCAGAGTGGAACACCCACGCGGCTTGTGAattcagagggaaaaggaaagtggTGAGGATTCAGAGTCACCATAGGGGGTTTGTCACCCCACGTCCTGCCAGCCTTACTAGCTTCAGGTTATGGTAGACAGACCTGTGGACCAGGACATTGTCATGGGTATAGACTCAGAATATCAGGCCTGGTAACAACTTTAATGTGATTTATTCCTCTCAAATTTTGTAGATAAAGAGACTGGAGTCCAAACAGTTAAGGAGAGTCTCTGGGCAGTATGGAGACTGGGGCCCCTCCCACATGTCCAGCCTTCCCCTTGGAGGCCCACCCAAATGCACGGTATTTCAACCAGACACCCAGCAAATGCCACAATTGGGCGCCGGCTGATCTCAGAATTATAGGTTTTATAGGGGTTCGAATAGCCAGAATCCAGAGTCTTAATTTATTACCTGGGCATCAGTCTGAACCAAGGCCTGTATGTAGCCCTGTCCTGTCATTACTTTTAAGAAATGATTCACATACAGAGACAGAATACCCGgttcaaaatgacaaaaaaatgagAGTGGGAGCAGAACATGGGACGAAAGAATTTACATTTTCTCAGTATGTTGAAACAAATTCCAGAACCTACAGTAGGCAATTTGAAGAGGGATAactaatggagaatttaaaaatttttcacaaaTGCTGTTAGAGGAAGACCTCGTTCAGTAGCAGCTCCTGTGAAAAGGTCTGGAGACATCACTATAAGCAAAATGTAAACTGATAGGGTAATAGGACAGCCAAGAAGGTTCATACAGCCTTATGCTGTGCGGTGCGCCGAATATGggtcccccaaagatgtctgtGTCGTAATTCCTGGAAGCCAGGAGTATGTCACcttacatggcagaagggactttgcaggtgtgattaagttaagggtctTGAGGTGGGGAGATTATCGTGGATCATCTAGGTGGGCCCAGTGTGCTCACAAGGGTCCTTCCAAGTGAAAGGGGGAAGcgggagggtcagagtcagagatgTGACAATAGTAGAGGCGGGACTGATGCGGGACCCCAGGCCGAGGAATGCGGGCTGCGTCTGCAAGCTGCAGAAGGCAAGGATATGAATGTTCCTCTAGAGTTTCCAGAAGAAACACCACCTTAATGACCCATGTtaggcttccagcttccagaactgtaagagaatacatttgtgtGGTTTGAGCCCCTCAGTGTGTGGTAATTGTTGCAGCAGCCGTAGGAGATGAATGCAGGCCTACGAGTGGTTAGAATGTCCAGCCGAGCGAAGGTTTTACAGCGCACTCGTTAGACCACATCTGAAATGTTAAGTTCAGTTCCGGTTTGGGTTTTCAGAGAAGTATGTTGACAAAGTCAAGGACATACCAGATATCGAAGGACCTTTAAGTCATAACAAATGAGAAAGAGCTGAAAAGATTGGGTATTTTCAGCCTGAATAGTATTAAGACATAACCATTGTCTTCAAATGTGTGAAGGGTTCACATGTCAAAGAAAGTTTAGGATCACTGTAAGCCCAGATGGCAGAATTTGAATAAGTTGGAACTACAGGGAAATTCAGGTCATTTTAACCAAGAAGTTTACAGAAGTGTAATCAGAGTGGCCAACAAAGTAAGTGCCGTGCCCTCTTAGATAGGAAGCTTCCTGTCACTGGAAGCATTTAATCAGAGGCTAATGGTTACTATTCAGCAGAGTTTGAGAGGATTCCTCCGTAAGGTCAAGGTTGGTCAATAAGACTGCTCTAAGCAGTCTCAGATTTCAAGACTTGATGACATATTTTCACTGGAgtccagatttttccttgtgctaaaatttttcattctcaaaggaaaataaaacgcAGTAGCAGAAATTCTCACTTCTATTGCCTGTCAATGCTGTTTTCAAATCTCGTTGAGAGCTGTCATCTTAATAAGTAAGTAAAGGAGCAAGGTCACTATCTCACAGGGGATGTACTTCAGAGACCGCAAGGCCCCCACACGGGGGAGGAACCCCGGTCTCCCCATCCTGCCCTCAAGCTGGCGGAGGGGGCCCCAGTGCTGTCCTAAGAGTGGCCACACCTCAGCTTAGTTCTCACCTCCTCAAACAAACAGTACCTCCCATGGGTGGGGAGGCAAAGCAGGTGCCAGGATGTGAAAGGAAGATCATCAGAGCACGGGCTCCTCTCCAGCAGGGAACCAAGACTCCTGTAAGAATGGGGTTGCCAGGAGAAGACAGAATCTGGAAGCAGTCCATTCCGCTGAGGAGTGTCTGGGATGGCATCTTCCCCTGGCCCAAATATCTCAACACAGAAAGTGGAAGATCCAGCTAGAGGTCCACTGGCACTTTCCCACCTCTCCACATTTTTCTCTGGAAGCCGCAAATACTGCCTCTGCTTTTGGTGCTTAATTTGCAAGAAAAAGAGACAAGTGCCACATAAAACCGTTCTCCTGTGGTCATCGTCTCTGCGCTCCATCCCATCCAGATAGCAGAGGTCCTGGCAGCACCCAGGCCCCGGGCTCCCGGTGTCAGCGCTGCTGCGGGCACCAGGCACCGCCTGCCAGCCCCTGCCGGGGGAGGACGGCAGACACGCCTGTGTCAGCTCATTAAAACGTCCTCAGTCAACATGCCTGGACAAGTGTCCACTTGCCTCACACCCAGAGATGATTGTGGTCATAGCTACGTGTAGACATAATATTGACCCGCTTGATAGCATCATTCCTATGTCGCTGCCTCCCCCTCAGCCTCCCTTGTCCTCCCATTCAgcgatttgtgtgtgtgttttaataccTGCTGGCCagatttctgctttaattcagTAGACTTGTTCTtaaggcaagagaaaaagaaaccatgcTCAGGGAATGGTGGCTGTGCTTTCAGAAAGGGACGGGGTTCCTTTCTAGTACCTCTGACCTGCAGGGATTGTGGGCTAGTTTGGCTCGCTGACTTGAGGATGGCAGCCTCCCCCCGCGCCCCCATCCGAGATATCAGACATCAGGCACCCACGCTTAGGGAGAAGCAGCGCCCACCCACCCGCCACCACCTgcagccccgcccccagctggCGCCGCCCCCTGCACCTCCCGTGGGTGGTGCACCTGCGCCTCCCTCACCGCAACCCACACGGGGCTCCGTCGTGAGAACGTAAAGTGGATTTTCACCCCACGAATTTTAAATATGCAGAGGCACTCTTGGCTGAAAGAGAAAAGTCACGGGTTCAGCCTTTCTCATCTCCGTTTTCTCGTCTGCACCGTGGGAATAATAATGGTTCCAAAATCACAGGGCAGTTGTGGGGGTACAGGCCTTAATTTATGGGGAGCATTTAGAAGAGGGTCTGCCTGGCCCTTAATACCCCTAAGCTCCTTTTAGCATCACTGAATGAATGCACGCACATATGTGTGGTGAGTGAAAAATTTACACGCAGATTCGATTGTTGAAATaacaggggggaaaaatcacCCCTTACCTGTGGACATTTTCAGGCCTTCATGTTTGTATTTTGCActgtgaaatacttttttttccctccaggacTACACTTTGTTATATGAAGAGGCAAAATATTTTCAGCTTCAGCCCATGTTGTTGGAGATGGAAAGATGGAAGCAGGACAGAGAAACTGGTCGCTTTTCAAGGCCCTGTGAGTGCCTAGTGGTGCGTGTCGCCCCAGACCTCGGAGAAAGGATCACGCTCAGTGGTGACAAATCCTTGATAGAAGAAGTGTTTCCAGAGATCGGCGACGTGATGTGTAACTCTGTCAACGCAGGCTGGAATCACGACTCAACGCATGTCATTAGGTTTCCACTGAATGGCTACTGTCACCTCAACTCGGTCCAGGTATAGCCTTGTCATCCACTGTGTGGCATCCaatgtcactcttttttttttttaagattttatttttatttattcgacagagatagagacagccagcgagagagggaacacaagcagggggagtgggagaggaagaagcaggctcatagccgaggagcctgatgtggggctcgatcccagaacgccgggatcacgccctgagccgaaggcagatgcttaaccgctgtgccacccaggcgccccatccaatGTCACTCTTAATGCTGTTACTTAACCTTGCCTTCACACAGTGCCTTCCGGGGAGCTGGGAAACTCCCACGTGGCATCACTTGTGTTGGGTAGGTAAGCATGTGTACCCTCTACGCACTCCGTTGATCCACGGTATTTGTTGAACTATGTGCCCGGTGCTGCTATGAGCACTGGAGAtcgagaaaacaaagaaagagacaatAGCTCTATTTTCCCAGAATCTACATCCTGAGAAGGATGGGGAgatggcggggcgggggggaggggggggacaaACAGTAACCAACAGAAATGTTGAGAcccattaaaacaaaagtttaatgaggaaaagaaaaaagacatgttGGTCAGGTGGTGAGAAGAGGACAGCTGGAATGAGAtatcccaggcagagggaccagcatGTTGCGACGACCCTGAGGTAGGGGTCTGCTTGGCATGTCGGGAGTATCAGGAGAGCCCACGGGGCTTGAAGAAAGTGTCAGGGATAGGGAGCGCTGAGACAAGAGGCCAGCAGGTGGCCCGGGACAGATCATGGATTGCCTCTCGGGCGGCAGTAAGCACTCTGGGATTTTTTGTTTCGGTTTCTTTTGGTTTGGGATCATTTGCTTGTGTGAGTAAAATGGAAAGCCATTTGAAGATTTTGAGCAAAAGTGTGGCATGATGTAACTCAGATTTGAAAATGAATACTCCAGCAGCAGATGGAAAGCAGTAAAAGCAAGGGGACCAGTTAGCAGTATTTGAGAAGTGTCTGGTTCTGAGTTCTCTTGAGTGTCATAGAGCTAACAAGGTTCTCTGACAATGACGAAGATTTTTGACAGGGAAACTGGATCAATGGAATTGCTGTTTTCTGAGACAGAGAAGTCTGTGGGAGAAGGAGGCTTAGGGGTGGCATTCAGAAGTTTGGTTCACATGGTAGGCGCTGTGTCCCTTAGACGCTGGTGGGTGTGTTCATCTTCTTAACTGATGTGTGGCAGCTGTGGGCCAAGGGTGGTACGTGCCATGTCTTCTTAGAACAACCCTAACAGGTAAGCACTGTGAATCCCCCATCTTATGACTCAAAATGGTTTGAAGTCAATGGAGTAAGGGCTTGGGGTTCTCCCCCAGCTCTTTTTAATTGGAGTGGGCCCATGACTTTGTTCAGGATTGACCCAACAAAACCTCTTCCACAGCTCAAAGACTAGAAGCACCCACTCTACCATTCCTCTTGAAGATCGTTCCACaactatttataattttagaaatttatgaACAGATGTCTGAGAACAGCAGAGCAGGAGACACTGGCAGAAGCAGTGTCCCAGGAGCGCTGGTGAAAGACATGGGCTCTCAGGCACCATCGCGGCCGCTGGGTTGGATGGGGCCAGAGCTGCACCCCGAACCACCCTGTGTTCCTGAGCGAGGCCTCTGCTATTTATCACAGCCTCTAAAACTCTGAAAGCCTTTTGCCTCCCACACACACAACCTGCCCCAGCTTTCCTCCAGATGGAGGCAGGGGCAGCACCCATCAGAGCCATGACAGCATTGCTTCCCTAGGGCTCCACATCTCACACAAAAACCTAGCCCCACCACCCAGGCTATGGAGTAAACTCATATGCCTGACGAGTTTCCCAGTTATTCAGGTCTGGTCAGATGAGGACATTTTCACCTGGATTAACATCGGTGACAAAGCCATGATGTGACCATGACATGGTCAATGACTCTAGCTTCCTGCTCCACCAACCAAGAAAACAGGCACTGTGCTCTAGGCATCCAGAAGTTTTGGGCTAAGACGCACAAGACTTGAtactccaccccacccctggagTGATTTTAATATTCTCAAGTGATCACTAATGTTAAGGAGTTTTGCTATTAACAAATtgatgtttaaaaagaaatggccaGGGAGCAAAGCTATGTGCATGGCATTGAAAAAAGCTTTGAGCACGTCCAAGGCAACAGTGGGTCCTGTGGAATGATGATCATATTAGCCATTTCAGACCCCTGGGGAGGAAGCTTCAGGAATTCTGTATTTAACAATTTAGCAACCTAACAACGCTGCAAGACGAACAGTACCAGAGTTAGGTGCTCCACTGTTCACAGCTTCTGCCTTTGTAATTCGTCTCCCGGTCAAGGCAAAGAATCCTTTCCAGTGCCGTGGTTTGGCCGAGCAAACTGAGGTTTTTCTTGCTGACAGGCTATGTTCCTGCCTCTTCGGGGGAAATCTCAGAGTGGGCTCTCGGGTCTTCACCTTTTTATTAACTTGCTACCAAAGCACTTCTTGATTTTGAACTTagggattgttttcttcatcCTGTCCCTTTGCTGACTGGTGTGCATATGCACTGTGAATTTAGCTACAGAAATAGAGCACTGCAGGGTAGAATGTTCCTTTTGTTCtcataaggactttttttttttttaatgtgccagCATTCGGAGTTTGAGTTTTTAGAAAGCCTACTGTATTGTTTTCCAATCTCTAGATAGCCGTTTTGCAAAATAGCAAATTATAATCCACAGAGAAGTAGGtgaccaaaaaataataatttaaagagaAACAGTAAGGGTTCACCTTACATTGAGTAAATTTTGAAAGTTATTTAGTAACCTTTCACTTCATTCCCCCCAAAAATCTTgagccagactttttttttaagctatgaTTGAGCTGTCTTGCCGTTAGAGTGGTGtagaattaatttaattataCCCGGAAGCCCAGGGAACGTTTGCAAGTCCAAGGTCTGGTGGATTTCTAAGGAAACGAAGCTCTAGATCACTTGTCCGTATTTTTGCCCATCCAAGAGTGCGGGAGTTTTCTCCTACACTTAAGGCTGTCAGACATGCAGGTGACAGACCCAGGGATCTTTCTGACATTAGGTATTTGATTTCCAAATTGAAGAGATTATGAGAAGTGATTATTCTATGAGAAGTttagaatatctttattttggaTGTGTTTTCCAACATATAACCATTGCATTTATGCTTGCCTCCCTGAATGCACACAGGGCAATAAATCTATTTCAGATGCCATCAACTTGAAAACCTGTAGATAAACCTCGACTGTCTTCAGCAGTCCATTTGTTCTGCTATTGAAATGATATCCGTCTTCCAAACTGAAATATATTAAGTTCATACTGGCAGCCTTcaacagtggcagagctgagggtGAATGAGTTGAAAATGAATCACTGGCTGAGTAAATTCGGATAAAATCAGCATCTGGCCATATCATTTATCATCTCTTAGACGGTATTTTCGTGATAAATGAGATTTGAAATGGGAACCCTCTCTTTTGCCAGAGAAGGTAGGGTTGCACGTTGCAAGAAACGTGGCATCCGaggccagacagacctgggttggaAACCCAGTCGCATCACTTCCATGcctggagcctcagttttcccacgtATGAAATGGGCTGACCACCCGTGCTGCCGGGTGGTCGCAACCATTAAATGAACTGGCACGTGTGCGGCAGGCATGGAAAGGCGCATCGGAGGTGTTGGAAACggtgctccctccctcctgcccttccgTCCGGAGGCCGTCCTTTGAATGCAGCAACTCAAGCGGCTGGGGGGTCGGGTGAGAGTGAGCCGGGCTGCACAAGACCGCAGACTTCGGGACACGTCTCTGGGCTGTGGGTGTGGCCGGAGGACCCCTGTCCCCGCTAACCAGGATGTTGTGTTGCCCCGTGCAGGTCCTCGAGAGGTTGCAGCAGAGAGGATTTGAAATCGTGGGCTCCTGCGGGGGAGGCGTGGACTCGTCTCAGTTCAGCGAGTATGTCCTGCGGCGGGAGCTGCGGCGGACGCCCCGCGTGCCGTCCGTCATCCGGATAAAGCAGGAGCCTCTGGACTGAACGGACAGATTTCTTATgcaacaaggaaaaaagaaaaccgtACACAACAAATAACAAAGAAGGGACATTTATGTGCAGTTGGGACAGCAAACCAAGTCCTGGAcctaaaattgaataaaaagacaCATTTATATCCAATAGAGACCACACCTGTATTCATATGGGAACAATTGGAATAGTGATATCCTCAAggtgtaaaaaaatatataaatatatatatatatgtcaaaaggtaggaaatgcaaaaaaaggaaaaaaaaaaagtttaaaaaaggtGGTAGCTACAGTTGGTGCTGTGATGGCCGTGAAGTGTCCTGGGCCTCCCGAGGCCCCTGACCGGTGTACAAGCCATGAGCAGTGAGGACGCATCTCCTTACAGTTTCCATTGCCAACAGCCATccattgtttccttttcctttgtctttctttttcctttttttttttttttttaaaaaacaacaacaaaacaccttgAATGAGTTTATTTGCATACGGAGGTTTCCTGTGCTCTCTTGTAGGCGGGACGGGGCAGGACTTCAGAAAAACTCATGAGCACACTGTATTCGAAAGACATTAGACGTGAAATTTTACATGTAGTTTGTACAGAAGTCACACTTTTTTGTCCGCCTCACAGATGTGAacattactttgtttttaaactgaTCAGTTTTGCAAAGGGGCCAGAATTATTACTTGTTAGAGTTGCTCCAGTTTGAGTCTGCTGCTTTCCtacaatttttcaaattttataatgtattaaatacaataaactctgtttaaaaaataaggtcTGTGTGAAACACACGTGTGGGGATGAGGCTgtattaaaatgagattttttttttctttttctaaattttctgtgtCGAACATCAGAAAGAGGCCCTCAAAGCTGACGCCAGTTTTGAGGTCAAACTGTGCTTTGTTCCTTGGCCCTGGTTAGCAAGATAATCTTCCTTCTCGTGAACTTTTTGTTTATAAACTTTAGTTATCTCTCACTGTAGGGCAAACCATgccaaaacttagcagcttaagaCAACACTCTCTCATGATTCTGTGGTTCTTCTGAGTGGCCTGGCCTTTGCTGGCCTGCTTCTGTGGCCCAGGATATCACAGGGCAAGGTTGGGCTGTGATGTCCTACATAGCTTTCCCATGGGCTGCCAATCTATACTGGCTTAGGGCCTCTCTGTGTGGCTTGGCCCTGTCCCAGTTCGGGGCTGGGTTCTAAGGGGGAGTGTCATCCCCGTGCAAGTTCTCCAAGAGGGAGGAAGCGGAAGCCGCCATGCTCTGAAAGGCCAGGCTGGGAACTGCTCAGAGCACTTAATGGGGCAGTCTGTTGGTTCAGTAGATACagagccagcccagattcaaagggagggaaaataaaatctaccTCCTGCTGGGGAAAGTGACAAAGAATGTGTAGCGAACTTGAATCTACCATAACACCTGTCCGAAAAATCCAGAAAGTACGGCATTATGGCTCTGGAAGAAGTAGGGAAAATCTAAGAGCCAGAATGGTCCCTTCTTATTAGCCCTAGAGGTAAGAAACCTGAAGTCTCAATAACACTTTGCAATTAAGCCTTCTGCTTTTCCGAGGTATTAGTGATTCCAGGGGCTCCTCTGTGAACCCCACTCCTCTGTGAACTCACCTCCCTTCCctacttcctcttcctcattccaGACACTCACAATAAACCTGGCATGATGGTAAGATTGACAGGTAAACCATAATGTGTTTCTGCTGCAGAGACGTTCCTGTAGTGATAGGCGATTTCCATcctgaactttctttctttttttaaattaaaaaagtctATGCCTGAGGACACTAGTAATGAAAATATCTCTGGCTTCTGAAACTAAAAGTAAGCTGTTAATGGCTCCTATCACCCCCTGAAACACAGAGGCCCAAACACTGAATGACTCTAGTGACTGCCAGCCAGTCTTCCCCATGGTAGTTGAGGCGAACACAGCACAGTCTCCGACCAGACGGCCAGATCCGCTCCTGCCAGCTGCCTGCTTATCCCTGTTGGACTGGAAGGACAATGCAATTGCGCTCCAATTTTGCTCGTAATCCATTCTCATTAGGCAGAAGTCCCTAAAAGCTTGAAATAAAGCAAGCACCCTGCTTGGGGACTTCTACTGGCGGTTGTCATCCTAACATTTGCCCAGCACTCTCTGGGCAGTTGGCATTGTCCCCACACACAAGACGTGCGTTATCGGCATCCACTGTCTTCTTAGTTCTAAGTTTCACGCCCATTTATACAGCTACAACCCAGTTGCCCGCTCTTTGTACAAAACCTCTCATCCAATCCAATGCAGCAAACATATCACATGTAATGTTCACACTGTGAGGCCTTAGAGCATAGATTCCCAGAATCTTCAGGAAAGAGCTGGGCATTCAAAATATAATTGAGTCACAATTGTATTTTGCCCTATTTTTGTTATCTGATATGCGGTGCATATTCAAACTTCACTTGTCAGCCCAATAAGGATCTTTATGGCTGTGCTTATTTTCCCTAAAGAGGATCTGATCAAGGCCTATGTGCTGTGTTTATTAATGTCTCTGGATTTGTCTGGTTGGTCTCTGATTGGTAGAGTCGGGataattttttttgctttgcaaGAATACTGTATAGGTGATGTTATATCCTTATTA is a genomic window of Ursus arctos isolate Adak ecotype North America unplaced genomic scaffold, UrsArc2.0 scaffold_17, whole genome shotgun sequence containing:
- the KCTD1 gene encoding BTB/POZ domain-containing protein KCTD1 isoform X3 produces the protein MSRPLITRSPASPLNNQGIPTPAQLTKSNAPVHIDVGGHMYTSSLATLTKYPESRIGRLFDGTEPIVLDSLKQHYFIDRDGQMFRYILNFLRTSKLLIPDDFKDYTLLYEEAKYFQLQPMLLEMERWKQDRETGRFSRPCECLVVRVAPDLGERITLSGDKSLIEEVFPEIGDVMCNSVNAGWNHDSTHVIRFPLNGYCHLNSVQVLERLQQRGFEIVGSCGGGVDSSQFSEYVLRRELRRTPRVPSVIRIKQEPLD
- the KCTD1 gene encoding BTB/POZ domain-containing protein KCTD1 isoform X2, which translates into the protein MFQDSRPNMSRPLITRSPASPLNNQGIPTPAQLTKSNAPVHIDVGGHMYTSSLATLTKYPESRIGRLFDGTEPIVLDSLKQHYFIDRDGQMFRYILNFLRTSKLLIPDDFKDYTLLYEEAKYFQLQPMLLEMERWKQDRETGRFSRPCECLVVRVAPDLGERITLSGDKSLIEEVFPEIGDVMCNSVNAGWNHDSTHVIRFPLNGYCHLNSVQVLERLQQRGFEIVGSCGGGVDSSQFSEYVLRRELRRTPRVPSVIRIKQEPLD